One Sander vitreus isolate 19-12246 chromosome 22, sanVit1, whole genome shotgun sequence DNA segment encodes these proteins:
- the LOC144537005 gene encoding LOW QUALITY PROTEIN: zinc finger protein 438-like (The sequence of the model RefSeq protein was modified relative to this genomic sequence to represent the inferred CDS: deleted 1 base in 1 codon), producing the protein MKSLQFRSIAPKAPAVVPFPSPAVLSCQPPSALPEATTASSPKSIIVPTQNYALMQIAGQDGTFSLVALPPSVSSQTPQQQTQKNLKLPIPRYQPVRSKGTTDKVKSPPLAARVKTASKFAVTAQTKSATVSGTSTVMKKKQQESKHTTETLVAKEESSEQVILIDPASSDISVTALLPDNAVLYPGSQLERAPDGSERPATTSLIQNLQFPPAAGKGSPGKSPEESKTTVRLCQSKSTAAQPQSSITVLSSAIFSKAVQIIPSPPKGKLPILPYSKMKSALIPAAKLSNLSPEKKSFSSQTGLTSPLDPTSKPLETAEALGHNQVPNSTLQPQAKTTLMPVLGTLQKPPGKKRGRKRKTMEDILAFEARKKRSLSFFRRRVPEKPPAVVPGSKQKEVDISKKYRSIRPKPMLVMETVPQLVSLPAITPDGQEQELVLGHQLPTTTTTKTLDCPPQPAPVTLHLRGASHPRVFIGSRPLHRCPTCSRCFQFKHHLQSHMNSHTNSRPYACPVCRKAYAHSGSLSTHMKLHHSEVRPRRSLCCEFCEKAFGYVGVYFSHLREVHKVVLTVEPSISHHEDHLSVERAHSPEPSDEQDREDPVELQIKCGRCQAITPTFADMKMHLLYVHGEEVQVPLHKGQALRGGREAENELVKHAAHYWRQLNEKRNLVRCGSCDEEFFSFSKLKRHIMSHHHRREGEDSGTLASPDSGRGHGVLAAGAAFNCVLCSEILDTKEGVMEHWRSRHHCEQPSLLWDALSSYSGQEEGEADGDLDTPAPSPHYPA; encoded by the exons ATGAAGAGCCTTCAGTTCCGGAGCATCGCCCCTAAGGCCCCGGCTGTGGTGCCCTTC CCCTCCCCTGCAGTCCTGTCCTGCCAGCCTCCCTCTGCCCTCCCTGAGGCTACCACCGCCTCCAGCCCCAAGTCCATCATTGTGCCCACCCAAAACTATGCACTGATGCAAATAGCAGGTCAGGATGGCACTTTCTCTCTGGTGGCACTGcctccttctgtctcctctcagacaccacaacaacaaacccAAAAGAACCTCAAGTTGCCCATTCCCAGGTACCAGCCAGTAAGGAGCAAGGGGACCACAGATAAGGTCAAGTCACCACCACTAGCTGCTAGGGTAAAAACAGCCTCCAAGTTTGCTGTGACAGCACAAACCAAGTCAGCGACAGTGAGTGGAACATCAACAGtgatgaagaaaaaacaacaggaGTCCAAGCACACAACGGAAACCCTAGTGGCCAAAGAGGAGTCTTCAGAGCAGGTCATTCTGATTGACCCAGCTTCCTCTGACATCTCTGTCACTGCTCTACTCCCAGACAATGCTGTCCTGTACCCAGGTTCTCAGCTAGAGCGAGCACCAGATGGCTCTGAACGACCTGCTACAACTAGCCTTATTCAGAACCTCCAGTTCCCCCCTGCTGCTGGCAAAGGCTCCCCAGGCAAATCTCCAGAGGAAAGTAAGACTACAGTGAGGCTGTGCCAATCTAAGTCCACTGCAGCCCAGCCCCAGAGCAGTATAACGGTCCTGTCCTCAGCCATCTTCAGCAAAGCAGTCCAGATTATCCCGTCCCCACCTAAGGGTAAACTGCCCATTCTGCCCTACTCTAAAATGAAGAGCGCCCTCATCCCAGCTGCAAAGCTTAGCAATttgtccccagagaagaagagtTTCTCTAGCCAGACAGGACTCACCAGCCCCTTAGATCCTACATCCAAGCCCCTCGAGACAGCTGAAGCCTTGGGTCACAACCAGGTGCCAAACTCCACTCTCCAGCCCCAGGCAAAGACCACACTCATGCCTGTGTTGGGAACCCTCCAGAAACCACCTGGGAAGAAGAGGGGGCGGAAGAGAAAGACGATGGAGGACATCTTGGCATTTGAGGCTAGAAAGAAGAGGTCTTTGTCCTTCTTCCGTAGAAGGGTCCCAGAGAAACCGCCAGCAGTTGTTCCAGGCTCCAAACAAAAGGAAGTTGATATTTCAAAGAAGTACCGCAGCATCCGACCCAAGCCCATGTTGGTAATGGAGACGGTTCCCCAACTGGTTAGTTTGCCTGCCATTACCCCAGATGGCCAAGAACAGGAACTCGTACTTGGTCATCAGCTCCCCACCACTACCACAACCAAGACCCTGGACTGTCCTCCCCAACCAGCCCCAGTAACCCTCCACCTGAGAGGTGCCTCCCATCCAAGAGTGTTCATAGGCAGCCGTCCACTCCACCGTTGCCCCACCTGCAGCCGCTGTTTCCAGTTCAAGCACCACCTCCAGAGCCATATGAACAGTCACACCAACAGCCGGCCCTACGCCTGCCCAGTCTGCCGCAAAGCGTACGCTCACTCCGGCAGCCTGAGCACCCACATGAAGCTTCACCACTCTGAGGTACGCCCACGTCGGTCTCTGTGCTGCGAGTTCTGCGAGAAGGCCTTTGGATATGTTGGGGTTTACTTCAGCCACCTGAGAGAGGTCCACAAGGTGGTGCTGACCGTGGAACCTTCCATCAGCCATCATGAAGATCACCTGTCTGTGGAGAG GGCCCACTCCCCAGAGCCATCAGATGAGCAGGATCGGGAAGACCCTGTAGAGCTGCAGATTAAATGTGGCCGCTGCCAGGCCATCACTCCAACCTTTGCTGACATGAAGATGCACTTGCTGTATGTGCACGGGGAGGAGGTCCAGGTTCCACTTCACAAGGGCCAGGCACTGCGCGGTGGCCGCGAGGCTGAGAACGAGCTGGTAAAGCACGCCGCCCACTACTGGCGGCAGCTCAACGAGAAGCGCAACCTGGTCAGGTGTGGCAGCTGCGACGAGGAGTTCTTCTCCTTTTCCAAGCTTAAGAGACACATCATGTCCCACCACCAtagaagggagggggaggacagCGGAACCCTTGCATCACCAGATAGCGGCAGAGGCCATGGGGTCCTTGCAGCAGGTGCAGCCTTTAACTGTGTGCTTTGCAGCGAGATATTGGACACTAAAGAGGGGGTTATGGAGCACTGGAGGAGTCGCCACCACTGTGAGCAGCCCAGCCTTCTATGGGATGCACTGAGCTCCTACTCTGGCCAGGAAGAGGGTGAAGCGGACGGGGATCTGGACACTCCTGCTCCAAGCCCACACTATCCAGCCTAG